A single Brachybacterium sillae DNA region contains:
- a CDS encoding uracil-xanthine permease family protein, whose amino-acid sequence MFRWTLHGDGRTVAPDAIVAPDERLSWPVTIGIGAQHVIAMFGATFLVPLLTGFPPSTTLLFSGIGTLLFLVITGNRVPSYLGSSFAFIAPVVAATQSQSMGAALGGVLVTGLLLALLGLVVAKVGTRWIGLLMPPAVMGTIVALIGLNLIPVTYQNNFSKSPLTAVITLAAIVLATALFRGLLGRVSVLLGVLIGYLVAVLRGEVDFTPVREAAWLGLPEFHAPSFHPGLILMFLPVILVLLAENVGHVTSVGVMTGRNLDGMVGRTLAADGLATALSATFGGSATTTYGENIGVMSATRVYSTAAYWVAGVIAILLSLSPKVGALIFTIPPGVLGGVTFVLYGLIAVVGMRMWIDGSVDFSRPKNQLTAGVAFAVAIANVTWKSGGVELNGIAFGTLAALIVYHLMAWLGRHTGTDVKGH is encoded by the coding sequence GTGTTCCGCTGGACGCTGCACGGCGACGGCCGCACCGTCGCGCCCGACGCGATCGTCGCCCCCGATGAACGCCTCAGCTGGCCCGTGACCATCGGCATCGGCGCCCAACACGTCATCGCCATGTTCGGCGCCACCTTCCTGGTGCCACTGCTGACAGGATTCCCGCCCTCCACCACCCTGCTGTTCTCCGGCATCGGCACCCTGCTGTTCCTGGTGATCACCGGGAACCGGGTGCCCAGCTACCTGGGGTCCTCGTTCGCATTCATCGCCCCGGTGGTCGCGGCCACCCAGTCGCAGTCGATGGGCGCCGCGCTCGGCGGCGTCCTCGTGACCGGCCTGCTGCTGGCACTGCTGGGCCTGGTGGTGGCGAAGGTCGGCACCCGCTGGATCGGCCTGCTGATGCCGCCCGCGGTGATGGGCACGATCGTCGCGCTGATCGGGTTGAACCTCATCCCCGTCACCTACCAGAACAACTTCTCGAAGTCCCCCCTCACCGCGGTGATCACCCTCGCCGCGATCGTGCTGGCGACGGCGCTGTTCCGCGGACTGCTGGGGCGGGTGTCGGTGCTGTTGGGCGTGCTGATCGGCTACCTCGTGGCGGTGCTGCGCGGCGAGGTCGACTTCACGCCCGTGCGGGAGGCCGCCTGGCTGGGGCTGCCCGAATTCCACGCCCCGTCGTTCCACCCCGGTCTGATCCTCATGTTCCTGCCGGTGATCCTGGTGCTGCTGGCGGAGAACGTCGGCCACGTGACCAGCGTCGGCGTGATGACCGGCCGGAACCTCGACGGGATGGTGGGCCGCACCCTCGCTGCGGACGGCCTGGCCACCGCACTGTCGGCCACCTTCGGCGGCTCCGCCACCACAACGTACGGCGAGAACATCGGCGTCATGAGCGCCACCCGTGTGTACTCCACCGCCGCGTACTGGGTGGCGGGCGTGATCGCGATCCTGCTGTCGCTCTCACCGAAGGTGGGCGCGCTGATCTTCACCATCCCGCCGGGGGTGCTGGGTGGCGTCACCTTCGTGCTGTACGGACTGATCGCCGTGGTGGGCATGCGTATGTGGATCGACGGCAGTGTCGACTTCTCCCGGCCGAAGAACCAGCTCACGGCGGGCGTGGCCTTCGCCGTGGCGATCGCGAACGTCACCTGGAAGAGCGGCGGCGTGGAGCTCAACGGCATCGCCTTCGGCACCCTCGCGGCGCTGATCGTGTACCACCTGATGGCTTGGCTGGGCCGCCACACCGGGACCGACGTCAAGGGGCACTGA
- a CDS encoding aminotransferase class IV, with protein sequence MVEPLVIDSYLVVDGRAQGLDLHEQRFAASVGELLGIGADEVRALRRRAEAVTPPQGRWFPRWEARPAGRADQAAPTADQAAPTADRVAPAALDVQVRPAPPRPDRAGLWITSDPDPRRRPRHKGPDLPALTDLRAHAETAGMTDALLRDADGHLLETDHSALVWWRDGALCLPDPTLPVLPSVTARRLVQAARSAGIAVRTERARWQDLAGCELWCVGALRGADLVTQVMGEENLLVTHASAHDRVTHWRAVLDGQVPAVSPEGS encoded by the coding sequence GTGGTCGAGCCGCTGGTGATCGACTCGTACCTGGTGGTCGACGGCCGCGCGCAGGGTCTGGACCTGCATGAACAGCGTTTCGCGGCCTCGGTGGGGGAGCTGCTCGGGATCGGGGCGGATGAGGTGCGTGCCCTGCGTCGACGCGCCGAGGCCGTCACTCCGCCCCAGGGTCGCTGGTTCCCGCGCTGGGAGGCCCGGCCCGCGGGTCGGGCCGACCAGGCTGCGCCGACCGCCGACCAGGCTGCCCCGACCGCCGACCGGGTGGCCCCGGCGGCCCTCGACGTCCAGGTGCGGCCTGCCCCGCCGCGCCCCGACCGCGCCGGCCTGTGGATCACCTCCGACCCCGACCCGCGCCGTCGCCCCCGCCACAAGGGGCCCGACCTGCCCGCCCTCACCGACCTGCGCGCCCACGCGGAGACCGCCGGCATGACCGACGCCCTGCTGCGGGACGCCGATGGACACCTGCTGGAGACCGACCACAGCGCCCTGGTGTGGTGGCGCGACGGCGCCCTGTGCCTGCCGGATCCGACGCTTCCGGTGCTGCCGTCGGTGACCGCCCGGAGGCTGGTGCAGGCGGCGCGTTCCGCGGGGATCGCGGTGCGCACCGAGCGTGCCCGCTGGCAGGATCTGGCCGGCTGCGAGCTGTGGTGCGTCGGCGCCCTGCGCGGGGCGGACCTCGTCACCCAGGTGATGGGGGAGGAGAACCTGCTGGTCACCCACGCATCGGCCCATGATCGGGTGACCCACTGGCGCGCGGTGCTCGACGGACAGGTGCCCGCCGTGAGCCCGGAGGGGAGCTGA
- a CDS encoding FAD-binding and (Fe-S)-binding domain-containing protein, producing the protein MSAPAPSLLDRDIVARQALAPDASPYLLIPEAVARPRDEAAVVRLMREATAQRRPLTFRSGGTSLAGQAQSASTLADVRRGFRQVEVLDGGRRVRTGPGATLREVNAHLAQHGRRLGPDPASEAACTIGGVIANNSSGMAAGTTQTAYRTLASLRFVLPSGTIVDTGDPRADAALREAEPALHEGLARLVREVRADADSVQVIRKRFALKNTMGYALNALLDFDTPAEVLAHLVVGSEGTLAFVSSAVFDTVVVEPEAAASLLVFDSLSTATGALGEVLATDPATIELLDARSLQVAQALPTAPQELHGLRTDGRAALLVEHRAGDRESLEALIARARTLEAQLGGVRVDPTTDPRRRAALWSARKGLYAAVAGARRPGTTALLEDVVVPVERLEAACRGLQQLFDTHGYDDSVIFGHAKDGNIHFLLTEQLHAGGDRLEAFTEQMVELVLGHGGNLKAEHGTGRAMAPFVERQYGPRLTAVMRRLKELVDPAGILNPGVVLTQDPALHTRDLKPTVSVEEEVDRCVECGYCEPVCPSRDLTLTPRQRIGLRRALQRAEADGDAATAEAIRAAYPYQGVQTCAVDSLCAVACPLGIDTGDLVRRLRAEAAGPVVQRGWALAAEHWGAVTGGASVALTAAGAVRQVPVLGAVPGLVTRAARAVAGEEAVPDYRPELPRHGGARRGEAGRGDARRGAGRRAAAPHGAGRRAAAPHGAGRDAETAVVAVHLRACVHTMFGPADACSPGQGAHDGCACTGSGHDGRSDASSLGLGGSRARGAAAALEVLAARAGVGLTEPPGAADLCCGTPFSSKGMTVAKNRMRSRLREALVEASRGGELPVVVDAASCTEGVRDTLDGTGLRVIDAATFAREVLLERLPVTTPVGSVTVHPTCSTTHLGSTEDVLALARACVADPERDVVVPVAWGCCGYAGDRGMLHPELTASATASEAAEVARRETEWYVSANRTCELGMTAATGRPYRHILELLEVATRPHSYAE; encoded by the coding sequence ATGAGCGCCCCCGCACCGTCCCTGCTCGACCGCGACATCGTCGCGCGCCAGGCCCTCGCGCCCGATGCTTCCCCCTACCTGCTCATCCCGGAGGCGGTGGCGCGGCCCCGCGACGAGGCCGCTGTGGTGCGATTGATGCGGGAGGCGACCGCGCAGCGTCGGCCCCTCACCTTCCGCTCCGGCGGCACCAGCCTCGCCGGGCAGGCGCAGTCGGCCTCCACCCTCGCCGACGTGCGCCGGGGCTTCCGGCAGGTCGAGGTGCTCGATGGTGGTCGGCGGGTGCGCACCGGCCCCGGAGCGACGCTGCGGGAGGTCAACGCCCACCTGGCACAGCACGGTCGCCGCCTCGGGCCCGACCCGGCCTCGGAGGCCGCCTGCACCATCGGCGGGGTCATCGCGAACAACTCCTCCGGCATGGCCGCCGGCACCACCCAGACCGCGTACCGGACCCTGGCCTCCCTGCGGTTCGTGCTGCCCAGCGGCACCATCGTCGACACGGGGGATCCTCGGGCCGACGCCGCCCTGCGGGAGGCCGAACCGGCGCTGCATGAGGGCCTGGCGCGCCTGGTGCGCGAGGTGCGCGCCGATGCCGACAGCGTGCAGGTGATCCGGAAGCGCTTCGCGTTGAAGAACACCATGGGGTACGCGCTGAACGCGCTGCTGGACTTCGACACCCCGGCCGAGGTGCTGGCGCATCTGGTGGTCGGATCGGAGGGGACCCTCGCCTTCGTCAGCTCCGCGGTGTTCGACACGGTGGTGGTGGAACCGGAGGCCGCGGCATCGCTGCTGGTGTTCGACTCGCTCAGCACCGCGACCGGTGCCCTCGGGGAGGTGCTGGCGACCGATCCGGCCACGATCGAGCTTCTCGACGCCCGCTCCCTGCAGGTGGCTCAGGCCCTGCCGACCGCCCCGCAGGAGCTGCACGGTCTGCGGACCGACGGCCGGGCGGCGCTGCTGGTGGAGCATCGCGCCGGGGACCGGGAGTCCCTGGAGGCGCTGATCGCCCGCGCCCGAACCCTCGAGGCGCAGCTCGGCGGGGTGCGGGTGGATCCGACGACCGACCCGCGGCGCCGGGCGGCGCTGTGGAGCGCCCGCAAGGGCCTGTACGCGGCGGTGGCAGGCGCTCGACGGCCCGGGACGACGGCGCTGCTGGAAGACGTGGTCGTGCCGGTGGAGCGGTTGGAGGCGGCCTGTCGGGGTCTGCAGCAGCTGTTCGACACCCACGGCTACGACGACTCGGTGATCTTCGGGCACGCGAAGGACGGCAACATCCACTTCCTGCTCACCGAGCAGCTGCACGCCGGCGGGGACCGGTTGGAGGCATTCACCGAGCAGATGGTGGAGCTGGTGCTGGGCCACGGCGGAAACCTCAAGGCCGAGCACGGCACCGGGCGGGCGATGGCGCCGTTCGTGGAGCGTCAGTACGGGCCGCGTCTGACCGCCGTGATGCGACGGCTCAAGGAGCTGGTGGACCCGGCGGGGATCCTCAACCCGGGGGTGGTGCTCACGCAGGATCCGGCCCTGCACACTCGCGACCTGAAGCCGACGGTGAGCGTCGAGGAGGAGGTCGACCGCTGCGTGGAGTGCGGGTACTGCGAGCCCGTCTGCCCCAGCCGCGACCTCACCCTCACGCCGCGGCAGCGGATCGGGCTGCGGCGTGCGCTGCAGCGCGCAGAGGCCGATGGGGACGCGGCCACCGCGGAGGCGATCCGCGCCGCCTACCCGTATCAGGGGGTCCAGACCTGCGCGGTCGACAGCCTGTGCGCGGTGGCGTGCCCTCTCGGCATCGACACCGGTGACCTGGTGCGGCGCCTGCGGGCCGAGGCGGCGGGGCCGGTGGTGCAGCGGGGGTGGGCCCTCGCGGCAGAACACTGGGGCGCCGTGACCGGCGGGGCGTCGGTGGCGCTCACCGCGGCGGGGGCGGTGCGGCAGGTGCCGGTGCTGGGTGCGGTTCCGGGGCTGGTCACGCGGGCGGCGCGGGCGGTCGCCGGGGAGGAGGCGGTGCCCGACTACCGGCCGGAGCTGCCGCGACACGGGGGTGCCCGGCGCGGGGAGGCTGGGCGCGGGGACGCCCGGCGCGGGGCTGGGCGACGCGCGGCGGCTCCGCACGGGGCTGGGCGACGCGCGGCGGCTCCGCACGGGGCTGGGCGGGACGCCGAGACAGCGGTCGTGGCGGTGCACCTGCGCGCCTGCGTGCACACCATGTTCGGACCGGCCGATGCCTGCAGCCCGGGCCAGGGTGCGCACGACGGCTGTGCCTGCACCGGATCCGGACACGATGGCCGTTCCGACGCCTCCTCACTGGGGCTCGGGGGGTCGAGGGCGCGGGGAGCCGCGGCGGCCCTCGAGGTCCTCGCGGCGCGGGCCGGTGTCGGCCTGACCGAGCCGCCCGGTGCCGCCGACCTCTGCTGCGGCACCCCGTTCTCGTCGAAGGGCATGACGGTCGCGAAGAACCGGATGCGCTCCCGGTTGCGCGAGGCCCTGGTTGAGGCCAGTCGCGGTGGCGAGCTGCCCGTGGTGGTGGATGCCGCCAGCTGCACCGAGGGGGTGCGCGACACCCTGGACGGCACAGGACTGCGGGTGATCGACGCGGCGACCTTCGCGCGGGAGGTGCTGCTGGAGCGCCTGCCGGTGACCACTCCCGTCGGTTCGGTGACCGTGCACCCGACCTGCTCCACCACCCACCTCGGGTCCACCGAGGACGTCCTGGCTCTCGCCCGTGCATGCGTCGCCGACCCCGAGCGCGATGTGGTGGTGCCGGTGGCGTGGGGGTGCTGCGGCTACGCGGGGGATCGCGGGATGCTGCACCCGGAGCTGACCGCATCCGCCACCGCCTCCGAGGCCGCCGAGGTCGCCCGGCGCGAGACCGAGTGGTACGTGAGCGCGAACCGCACCTGCGAGCTGGGCATGACCGCCGCGACCGGCCGGCCCTACCGCCACATCCTCGAGCTGCTGGAGGTCGCGACCCGGCCCCACTCCTACGCAGAGTGA
- a CDS encoding GntR family transcriptional regulator has protein sequence MTGAGQLVVDLHDPTPPYEQVRRQILEAVRIGALPVGSRLPTIRALARDLGLASGTIARAYKELEATGVLVTARGAGTRVAEGAPRQAAEGHGLTEATGAARTAALAPGSVGGDSRTTPAARDVPMPAADAPASPPALAAEVHAAVARWRSVGYEVDAIRAALEDALRQTDGR, from the coding sequence GTGACGGGCGCCGGCCAGCTGGTGGTCGATCTGCACGACCCCACTCCGCCCTACGAGCAGGTGCGGCGGCAGATCCTGGAGGCGGTCCGCATCGGCGCCCTGCCCGTCGGGTCGCGGCTGCCGACGATCCGGGCGCTCGCGCGCGACCTGGGCCTCGCCTCCGGCACCATCGCCCGCGCCTACAAGGAGCTCGAGGCCACGGGGGTGCTGGTCACGGCCCGCGGGGCGGGCACCCGGGTGGCCGAGGGGGCTCCGCGTCAGGCAGCTGAGGGCCACGGCCTCACGGAGGCTACCGGGGCCGCGCGGACGGCGGCCCTTGCCCCCGGTTCGGTCGGCGGGGACTCCCGCACCACCCCTGCAGCGCGCGACGTCCCGATGCCCGCCGCCGACGCCCCCGCCTCGCCCCCTGCGCTCGCCGCTGAGGTCCACGCGGCGGTCGCGCGATGGCGGTCGGTCGGGTACGAGGTCGACGCGATCCGGGCCGCGCTGGAGGACGCGCTGCGGCAGACCGACGGCCGCTGA
- the pheA gene encoding prephenate dehydratase — MRYGFLGPETTFTHQALLQALAAEDAALTGAADTGRGVATTRASAAGRKSAAERELRPYGSVAAATADLVAGDLDALMAPIENSVEGGVSGTLDVLAATQRIHIVAEQIVPITFVLAAREAVDLDDVTVVASHTHAQAQVQSWVRAHLPHAHLEPASSTAAAARDLAEADPAQARGRAAVCSPLAAQHFGLTVLAERIEDTIGAQTRFVLVARDGRIPRRTGADKTTVVVHLAHNRSGALLEMLEQFSAQGVNLSRIESRPIGDALGRYSFSLDLEGHLEDRRVAAALESLHRVCPAVHFLGSYPRADGRRSVIDAHTEDPAYERARQWVEGLRRQIVQG, encoded by the coding sequence ATGCGTTACGGATTCCTGGGCCCTGAGACGACCTTCACCCACCAGGCTCTTCTCCAGGCCCTCGCGGCGGAGGACGCCGCCCTCACCGGTGCCGCCGACACCGGCCGTGGGGTGGCGACGACGAGGGCGTCGGCGGCGGGCCGGAAGAGCGCTGCGGAGCGGGAGCTGCGGCCCTACGGGTCCGTCGCCGCCGCCACCGCCGATCTGGTGGCCGGTGATCTCGACGCCCTGATGGCGCCGATCGAGAACTCGGTGGAGGGTGGTGTCTCCGGCACTCTCGACGTCCTCGCCGCCACGCAGCGCATCCACATCGTCGCCGAGCAGATCGTGCCGATCACCTTCGTGCTCGCCGCCCGGGAGGCCGTCGACCTCGACGATGTCACCGTCGTCGCCTCCCACACCCACGCACAGGCGCAGGTGCAGTCGTGGGTGCGGGCGCATCTGCCGCACGCCCACCTGGAACCGGCGTCGTCCACGGCCGCGGCGGCCCGGGATCTCGCCGAAGCCGACCCGGCACAGGCGCGGGGCCGGGCCGCGGTCTGCTCACCCCTGGCGGCGCAGCATTTCGGCCTCACCGTGCTGGCGGAGCGCATCGAGGACACCATCGGCGCGCAGACCCGCTTCGTGCTGGTCGCGCGCGACGGCCGCATCCCGCGGCGCACCGGGGCCGACAAGACCACCGTGGTGGTGCATCTGGCGCACAACCGCTCGGGAGCGCTGCTGGAGATGCTGGAGCAGTTCAGCGCCCAGGGCGTGAACCTGTCGCGGATCGAGTCGCGGCCCATCGGTGATGCGCTCGGCCGCTACTCCTTCTCCCTCGACCTCGAGGGGCACCTGGAGGATCGACGGGTGGCGGCGGCCCTGGAGTCTCTGCACCGGGTGTGCCCGGCGGTGCACTTCCTCGGCTCCTACCCGCGGGCCGACGGTCGGCGCTCCGTGATCGACGCCCACACCGAGGATCCGGCCTATGAGCGGGCCCGGCAGTGGGTCGAGGGCCTGCGCCGACAGATCGTGCAGGGCTGA
- a CDS encoding glycosyltransferase: MTPPAEVLTAHRPRAVAVVIPAKDEAERIEATVRAARELPQVDLVVVVDDGSSDATSALAKGAGARVVRHPRNRGKAAAMETGARAVAHLERHEAPPPAEPTSAQPAAAEPTSAQPAAAEPTAAEPAAQPEGGPTPAVGPASAERIPRALLFLDADLGGSAAEAAPLIPAVLGEGVDMAIALLPPQPGAGGMGLVVGTARRGIERATGWRAQQPLSGIRCLTRECWDACQPLAAGWGVETSLTIDALTAGFWVKEIPCALQHRATGNDLSGRLHRAGQLRDVVRALARRRHLRPPEPEGEPEI, translated from the coding sequence ATGACCCCGCCGGCGGAGGTGCTCACCGCGCATCGCCCCCGGGCGGTTGCGGTGGTCATCCCCGCCAAGGACGAGGCCGAGCGGATCGAGGCCACCGTCCGCGCCGCCCGGGAGCTGCCGCAGGTGGACCTGGTGGTGGTGGTCGACGACGGTTCGTCCGACGCCACCTCGGCCCTGGCCAAGGGCGCCGGGGCCCGGGTGGTGCGGCATCCGCGCAACCGCGGGAAGGCCGCGGCGATGGAGACCGGGGCCCGGGCCGTCGCCCACCTGGAGCGGCACGAGGCCCCGCCGCCCGCGGAGCCGACCTCCGCGCAGCCCGCCGCCGCGGAGCCCACGTCCGCGCAGCCCGCCGCCGCGGAGCCGACCGCCGCAGAGCCGGCCGCTCAGCCGGAGGGCGGGCCGACCCCCGCCGTCGGTCCGGCGTCCGCCGAGCGCATCCCCCGTGCTCTCCTCTTCCTCGACGCCGACCTCGGGGGGAGCGCCGCCGAGGCCGCGCCGCTGATCCCGGCCGTGCTGGGGGAGGGTGTGGACATGGCGATCGCCCTGCTGCCGCCGCAGCCGGGCGCCGGTGGCATGGGCCTGGTGGTCGGCACCGCCCGCCGGGGCATCGAGCGCGCCACCGGCTGGCGGGCGCAGCAGCCGCTGTCGGGGATCCGTTGCCTCACCCGTGAATGTTGGGACGCCTGCCAGCCGCTCGCCGCGGGCTGGGGGGTTGAGACCTCGCTGACGATCGACGCGCTGACCGCGGGCTTCTGGGTCAAGGAGATCCCCTGCGCGCTCCAGCATCGGGCGACCGGGAACGACCTTTCCGGGCGCCTGCACCGGGCCGGCCAGCTGCGTGACGTGGTGCGTGCTCTCGCTCGGCGTCGTCACCTGCGCCCGCCGGAGCCCGAGGGCGAGCCCGAGATCTGA
- a CDS encoding chorismate-binding protein, with protein MRILLIDNHDSYTDNLAQLLATSLGTLPLVVSADDPALTAELVALSDAVVISPGPGHPARPADVGAWPGLLADDAATPVLGVCLGHQGLALLSGAQVVHAPQPRHGHLSPLRHSGDGLFAGLPQGLEVVRYHSLSVAEPMPSCLVADAWSEDGVLQAFHRIDRPWWAVQFHPESVATEHGAQMVRSFARLTGLDSAPAGDWREPRPGDDDTVRPVALRPWDLPPVGPADRPAADDGPAADGRAANGRAANGRAADRTPAAPHLLHRALPMLPDPEALHDRLLAGRWASFWLDSARTGDGQGRFSFLGHPAGALGEVLLGRVGAGVEVHAADGTVRGHENAGLAAVLQQRLRQRARPADPELPFDLDGGYVVALGYEAGAELGLPITHRSAAPDALMIAATRMVVLDHRERCCWVLALVDPADAEDVADGQAWIDEAAAVACEVPEAPAGPVPPREGDGAGAVVPWDPAAGLRLGRAAYHRAFDRIQQLLHDGETYELCLTDAWTGPAPADLTAAYRRLRRGNPAPHAALLTAGPTSVLSSSPEQFLRLHRDGTLLTKPIKGTAPRHADPARDAEIAETLRAGAKTRAENLMIVDLLRNDLARVCETGSVHVPSLMAVESYATVHQLVTTVVGRLRPDRDVTDALRACFPGGSMTGAPKERTLALIDEMEGHARGLYSGTLGYVALSGAADLSIVIRTAVVHEDRMHIGAGGAIVLDSDAEEERQELLLKLGAVLESLVDR; from the coding sequence ATGCGGATCCTGCTGATCGACAACCACGACTCGTACACCGACAACCTGGCGCAGCTGCTGGCGACCAGTCTCGGCACGCTGCCGCTGGTGGTCAGCGCCGACGATCCCGCCCTCACCGCCGAGCTGGTGGCGCTCAGTGACGCGGTGGTGATCTCCCCGGGACCGGGGCACCCTGCGCGGCCCGCGGATGTCGGCGCCTGGCCGGGTCTGCTGGCCGACGATGCGGCGACTCCGGTGCTCGGCGTGTGCCTGGGCCACCAGGGTCTGGCGCTGCTGAGCGGCGCCCAGGTGGTGCACGCCCCGCAGCCGCGACACGGGCATCTCTCACCGCTGCGGCACAGCGGTGACGGGTTGTTCGCCGGCCTGCCGCAGGGCCTGGAGGTGGTGCGGTACCACTCGCTGTCAGTGGCCGAACCGATGCCGTCGTGCCTGGTGGCCGACGCGTGGTCGGAGGACGGCGTGCTGCAGGCCTTCCACCGCATCGACCGGCCGTGGTGGGCGGTGCAGTTCCACCCTGAATCGGTGGCCACGGAGCACGGTGCGCAGATGGTGCGCAGTTTCGCCCGCCTGACGGGCCTGGACTCCGCCCCCGCAGGGGACTGGCGCGAGCCGCGACCCGGTGACGACGACACGGTGCGCCCGGTGGCGCTGCGGCCCTGGGACCTGCCGCCCGTGGGACCCGCCGACCGCCCCGCCGCCGACGACGGCCCCGCCGCGGACGGCCGCGCCGCCAACGGCCGCGCCGCCAACGGCCGCGCCGCCGACCGTACCCCCGCAGCCCCGCACCTCCTCCACCGCGCCCTGCCGATGCTTCCCGATCCGGAGGCCCTGCACGACCGTCTGCTCGCCGGCCGTTGGGCGTCGTTCTGGCTGGACAGCGCCCGCACCGGTGACGGCCAGGGGCGGTTCTCCTTCCTCGGCCATCCGGCCGGTGCGCTCGGGGAGGTGCTGCTCGGGCGGGTCGGCGCCGGGGTGGAGGTCCATGCGGCCGACGGCACCGTGCGCGGCCACGAGAACGCCGGCCTGGCGGCGGTGTTGCAGCAGCGTCTCCGGCAGCGCGCCCGACCCGCCGACCCCGAGCTGCCCTTCGACCTCGACGGCGGGTACGTGGTGGCCCTCGGCTATGAGGCGGGGGCCGAGCTGGGCCTGCCGATCACCCACCGCTCCGCCGCCCCCGACGCCCTGATGATCGCCGCGACGCGGATGGTCGTCCTGGATCACCGCGAGCGGTGCTGCTGGGTACTGGCGCTGGTCGACCCCGCCGACGCGGAGGATGTCGCGGACGGGCAGGCGTGGATCGACGAGGCCGCTGCGGTGGCCTGTGAGGTGCCGGAGGCGCCGGCCGGGCCCGTCCCGCCGCGGGAGGGGGACGGGGCGGGTGCCGTTGTTCCGTGGGACCCCGCGGCGGGCCTGCGCCTGGGCCGCGCGGCCTACCACCGGGCGTTCGACCGCATCCAGCAGCTGCTGCACGACGGCGAGACCTACGAGCTGTGCCTCACCGACGCCTGGACCGGCCCCGCCCCGGCGGACCTCACCGCCGCCTATCGGCGTCTGCGCCGCGGCAACCCTGCCCCGCATGCCGCGCTGCTCACCGCCGGCCCCACCAGTGTGCTCAGTTCCTCCCCGGAGCAGTTCCTGCGCCTGCACCGCGACGGCACGCTCCTCACCAAACCGATCAAGGGCACCGCCCCGCGCCATGCGGACCCCGCCCGTGACGCCGAGATCGCCGAGACCCTCCGCGCCGGGGCGAAGACCCGCGCCGAGAACCTGATGATCGTGGACCTGCTGCGCAACGACCTGGCGCGGGTGTGCGAGACCGGCAGCGTGCACGTGCCGAGCCTCATGGCTGTCGAGAGCTACGCGACGGTGCACCAGCTGGTCACCACGGTGGTCGGGCGTCTGCGCCCGGACCGCGACGTGACCGACGCGCTGCGCGCCTGCTTCCCCGGCGGGTCCATGACCGGAGCGCCGAAGGAACGCACCCTGGCGTTGATCGACGAGATGGAGGGTCATGCGCGCGGCCTCTACTCCGGCACCCTCGGGTATGTGGCGCTGTCGGGCGCGGCGGACCTGTCGATTGTCATCCGCACCGCCGTCGTGCACGAGGATCGGATGCACATCGGCGCCGGTGGCGCGATCGTGCTGGACTCCGACGCGGAGGAGGAGAGGCAGGAGCTGCTGCTGAAGCTCGGCGCCGTGCTGGAGTCGCTGGTCGATCGGTAG
- a CDS encoding DUF5926 family protein — MSTSRSALVRRPFEGLPAERDLVAMRQLIPAATLPTRTSAEHGSVPVTIATILPMAWPAIRRTDGSVILGLQASVPGGDLSRAFGQALHQALDSEDGTPVTSVRLTDASPRLQDLLDVTDDPQIEVHDTFDFWIDEAAERTPEVERSLAQANDSIMPTRPVPGLPHAYWVDAGPKEHLRWVLDAEEDRVIDAVARLHARRESGLGEGTKYVGSFRAEGLTVPVWDLPKGFGAGGVAAVAEEFRARFEEALASTEPLTPAERRARGGIVARQVTLR; from the coding sequence ATGTCGACCTCTCGCAGCGCCCTCGTCCGCCGCCCCTTCGAGGGCCTGCCCGCTGAGCGGGACCTCGTGGCCATGCGCCAGCTGATCCCCGCCGCCACCCTCCCGACCCGCACCAGCGCGGAGCACGGGTCGGTGCCGGTCACGATCGCGACGATCCTGCCGATGGCGTGGCCGGCGATCCGCCGCACCGACGGCTCCGTGATCCTGGGCCTGCAGGCCTCCGTGCCCGGTGGTGACCTCTCCCGCGCCTTCGGCCAGGCGCTGCATCAGGCCCTCGACTCCGAGGACGGCACTCCCGTCACCTCGGTGCGCCTGACGGATGCGTCCCCGCGGCTGCAGGACCTGCTGGACGTCACCGACGATCCGCAGATCGAGGTGCACGACACCTTCGACTTCTGGATCGACGAGGCCGCCGAGCGCACCCCCGAGGTGGAGCGCTCCCTGGCGCAGGCCAACGACTCGATCATGCCGACCCGCCCGGTGCCGGGCCTGCCCCACGCGTACTGGGTGGATGCGGGACCGAAGGAGCACCTGCGCTGGGTGCTGGACGCCGAAGAGGACCGCGTGATCGACGCCGTCGCCCGCCTCCACGCCCGCCGCGAGTCCGGCCTCGGGGAGGGCACCAAGTACGTCGGCTCCTTCCGCGCGGAGGGTCTGACCGTGCCGGTGTGGGACCTGCCCAAGGGCTTCGGCGCCGGTGGTGTCGCGGCGGTGGCCGAGGAGTTCCGCGCCCGCTTCGAGGAGGCCCTGGCGTCCACCGAGCCGCTCACCCCGGCCGAGCGCCGCGCCCGCGGCGGCATCGTGGCACGTCAGGTCACGCTGCGATGA